A genomic segment from Deltaproteobacteria bacterium encodes:
- a CDS encoding bifunctional adenosylcobinamide kinase/adenosylcobinamide-phosphate guanylyltransferase, whose protein sequence is MLILGGAQSGKSKYALRLGEEYIEANKGAARGLYVATAQPLDQEMKEKIRRHRLERGPQWETVEEPTEIPKIIRQCSGICPVILVDCLTLWLSNLMKHKPDSVEHSVLDLFEALSEITTPAILVSNEIGLGLVPEKAVGRRYRDLSGRLHQKLAEICDKVILIVAGLPLKLKGNSNK, encoded by the coding sequence ATCCTGATCCTCGGAGGGGCACAGAGCGGCAAGAGCAAGTATGCCTTGAGGCTGGGTGAAGAGTATATAGAGGCAAATAAGGGTGCGGCCAGAGGACTGTATGTGGCTACTGCCCAGCCCCTGGATCAAGAGATGAAAGAAAAGATCCGGAGACACAGACTGGAACGCGGGCCTCAATGGGAGACAGTGGAGGAGCCGACAGAGATCCCGAAAATTATACGTCAATGCTCAGGAATATGCCCGGTGATTCTCGTTGATTGTTTGACCCTTTGGCTGTCAAACCTTATGAAGCACAAACCGGATTCTGTTGAGCATTCAGTCCTGGATCTATTTGAAGCACTCTCAGAAATAACTACACCTGCGATTCTGGTATCCAATGAAATTGGACTGGGCCTGGTACCAGAGAAAGCTGTGGGCAGAAGATACAGGGATCTTTCCGGCCGGCTCCATCAGAAGCTTGCAGAAATCTGCGACAAGGTAATCCTTATCGTGGCGGGGTTGCCATTGAAACTGAAAGGAAATAGCAATAAGTGA
- a CDS encoding rod shape-determining protein, whose protein sequence is MIGNAMALKYLKNMIKQDLAMDLGTANTLIYVQREGVVLNEPTVIACSGDGLVIEVGLAAKRYLGRTPKGITAVRPMKDGIIEDFDAISQLIRVFLSRAQERKGIFSPRVVVCVPSNITQVEKRAVLEAAQEAGAKKIFLLEETMAAAIGAGLPVYGEQPQMILDIGGGTTEVAVIANGSYLHCETLRVAGDEFDEAIGRWLTEERGLVVGPTTAETIKWEIGSVWDDKNGLDPEYNVSGKHFLQGIPVTAVITSRELMPAMEKPLHAISKMVEDVFDVMSPDIRASIKANGITLTGGGALLRGIIQFLGSRTGLMFNLASDPLTTVVKGAGRTIENFKDYEKVFIN, encoded by the coding sequence ATGATTGGAAATGCCATGGCACTCAAATACCTTAAAAACATGATAAAACAGGATCTGGCCATGGATTTGGGCACTGCCAACACCCTTATTTATGTTCAGAGAGAGGGAGTGGTCCTGAATGAACCTACTGTAATCGCGTGTTCAGGTGACGGTCTTGTAATTGAGGTAGGGCTTGCTGCAAAAAGGTATCTTGGCCGGACTCCCAAGGGTATTACGGCCGTGCGTCCCATGAAGGACGGAATTATAGAAGATTTTGATGCCATAAGTCAGTTGATCAGGGTCTTTTTGAGCCGTGCACAAGAACGAAAGGGGATCTTCTCCCCGAGGGTAGTAGTTTGTGTCCCTTCTAACATCACCCAGGTGGAAAAACGGGCCGTACTTGAAGCGGCTCAGGAGGCCGGGGCCAAGAAGATATTTCTACTGGAAGAGACCATGGCTGCTGCCATAGGCGCAGGTCTCCCTGTCTATGGAGAACAGCCGCAGATGATACTGGATATAGGTGGTGGCACAACCGAAGTGGCGGTAATAGCTAATGGGTCGTATTTACACTGCGAGACTTTACGGGTGGCAGGGGATGAATTTGACGAGGCCATCGGACGATGGCTGACCGAAGAACGTGGTCTGGTGGTGGGACCCACAACCGCGGAGACTATAAAATGGGAAATAGGATCGGTCTGGGATGATAAAAACGGACTGGATCCAGAGTATAATGTAAGTGGAAAGCATTTTCTGCAAGGCATACCGGTAACGGCTGTAATTACCTCCCGGGAACTGATGCCTGCCATGGAGAAACCGCTACATGCCATTTCCAAGATGGTGGAGGATGTGTTTGACGTTATGTCTCCGGACATCAGGGCCTCGATAAAAGCCAATGGAATAACATTGACAGGAGGCGGGGCTTTGCTGAGAGGCATTATTCAATTCTTGGGCTCGAGGACCGGCCTCATGTTTAATCTTGCAAGTGATCCGCTGACAACTGTGGTCAAGGGTGCCGGGCGGACGATCGAGAACTTTAAGGATTACGAAAAGGTCTTTATCAATTAG
- the galT gene encoding galactose-1-phosphate uridylyltransferase, whose product MPELRRDTIIGRWVIIAKERGKRPYDFVIEKDRTKGGFCPLCPGNEHTTPPEVLSYGRPGHSPNGPGWTLRVVPNKFPALVIEGDLDKRGEGIYDKMNGIGAHEVIIDTPRHDETMPMMSHEQLIQSFWAYRDRIVDLAKDSRFRYIIVFKNFGRAAGASLEHSHSQLIALPIVPHRIQEEIQSSLHYYEYKERCIFCDIIRQEKSQDIRIACENNDFITICPFAPRSPFEMWLMPKKHQSSYVSMDDNQFRSLTELFLETMRRLDKALPGVPYNYMLHTAPLRSPFLEHYHWHIEIMPKVTTVAGFEWGTGFYINPTPPEESAQFLREINLD is encoded by the coding sequence ATGCCCGAACTACGAAGAGATACAATCATAGGCCGATGGGTTATTATTGCCAAGGAAAGAGGGAAACGCCCTTACGACTTTGTCATAGAAAAAGACAGAACCAAGGGCGGGTTTTGTCCTTTATGTCCCGGGAATGAACACACCACTCCGCCGGAAGTCCTGTCCTATGGACGCCCGGGCCATTCACCCAATGGACCCGGCTGGACCCTCAGGGTAGTTCCGAACAAATTCCCGGCACTGGTTATAGAAGGAGATCTGGACAAACGGGGCGAAGGTATTTACGATAAGATGAACGGCATTGGTGCCCATGAAGTCATAATAGATACCCCCAGGCACGACGAGACCATGCCCATGATGTCTCATGAGCAGCTTATCCAGAGCTTTTGGGCCTATAGGGACCGCATAGTAGATTTGGCGAAGGATTCCCGTTTTCGCTATATAATAGTCTTCAAGAATTTCGGCCGGGCCGCAGGTGCTTCTCTGGAACATTCACATTCCCAGCTTATTGCTCTTCCTATCGTACCTCACAGGATACAGGAAGAAATCCAGAGCAGTTTGCACTATTACGAATATAAGGAACGCTGCATCTTTTGTGACATCATCCGTCAGGAAAAATCACAAGACATAAGAATAGCATGTGAAAATAATGATTTTATTACGATCTGCCCCTTTGCACCCCGTTCACCTTTTGAGATGTGGCTGATGCCTAAGAAACACCAATCTTCTTACGTTTCCATGGACGATAATCAATTTCGCTCCTTGACAGAACTCTTTCTGGAGACAATGCGGCGACTCGACAAGGCCCTTCCCGGCGTCCCTTACAACTATATGTTGCATACGGCTCCGCTACGCAGTCCTTTTCTGGAACACTATCACTGGCATATAGAAATAATGCCCAAGGTAACCACGGTAGCAGGGTTTGAGTGGGGTACCGGATTTTATATCAATCCTACCCCGCCTGAAGAATCCGCTCAGTTTCTCAGAGAAATCAATTTAGATTAA
- the cobT gene encoding nicotinate-nucleotide--dimethylbenzimidazole phosphoribosyltransferase — MQSIDPIDYGQEHRIQSHLDNLTKPKDSLGRLEELAKKYILIHGDLRPPLPQKTILVFAGDHGVTEEGVSAFPKEVTYQMVYNFLSGGAGINVLARHVGAEVMVVDIGVDYDFPELTGLIRRKVAHGTRNMIRGPALTREEAVSAILIGAELAEEAISNGATLLAAGEMGIGNTTPASALTAVFCDKAARDVTGRGTGISSEALSHKTEIVEKAIERHRPDPHHHPIETLAAVGGLEIAAICGVIIGAASRKTPIVTDGFISTAGALAAYALQPLIRDYLFASHQSVECGHRVQLEYLGLKPVLDLDLRLGEGTGAALAMGIIEAGLKIYLEMATFQGAQVSSGNV, encoded by the coding sequence CTGCAATCGATTGATCCTATAGACTACGGTCAAGAACACAGGATTCAGTCTCACCTCGACAATCTTACCAAGCCTAAAGACAGCCTCGGCCGGCTGGAGGAGCTTGCAAAAAAATATATCCTGATTCACGGTGACCTGAGGCCGCCTCTTCCCCAAAAAACCATTTTAGTGTTTGCCGGAGACCACGGTGTAACTGAAGAGGGCGTAAGCGCCTTTCCAAAGGAAGTCACCTACCAGATGGTTTACAATTTCCTTTCAGGTGGCGCCGGGATAAATGTCCTTGCAAGACATGTGGGCGCCGAAGTTATGGTGGTGGATATAGGGGTGGATTACGATTTCCCGGAACTGACGGGATTAATTCGCCGCAAAGTGGCCCACGGGACCAGGAACATGATCAGGGGACCTGCCTTGACCAGAGAAGAGGCTGTTTCGGCAATTCTGATAGGTGCGGAATTGGCAGAAGAGGCCATTTCAAATGGGGCCACTCTTCTTGCCGCAGGGGAAATGGGAATCGGCAACACGACCCCTGCCAGCGCCCTCACTGCCGTGTTTTGTGACAAGGCAGCACGTGATGTAACCGGCAGGGGGACAGGTATCAGTTCTGAGGCCCTGTCGCACAAGACAGAGATTGTCGAAAAGGCCATTGAGAGGCACAGACCGGATCCTCATCATCACCCTATCGAAACGCTTGCCGCAGTGGGTGGTCTTGAAATCGCGGCCATTTGCGGGGTTATTATCGGTGCGGCCTCAAGAAAGACACCAATAGTGACGGACGGCTTTATTTCTACTGCCGGTGCCCTTGCAGCTTATGCCCTTCAACCCCTGATCAGGGATTATCTGTTTGCCTCTCACCAGTCAGTCGAGTGCGGTCACAGGGTCCAACTCGAATACCTTGGACTGAAGCCCGTTCTGGATCTCGATCTCCGTCTCGGGGAAGGCACTGGTGCAGCCCTGGCAATGGGAATTATAGAGGCCGGCCTCAAGATATACCTTGAAATGGCCACGTTCCAAGGAGCACAGGTCTCATCCGGAAATGTTTGA
- a CDS encoding oxidoreductase, translating to MEQVKLAVIGAGPAGIATAVEAKEANIGPVMVLEKKGHICDTIESLYPAGKRVDPVHRKVKVEPIGKLSFNTETREAFLDRMKKVVRENDLDIRYWNEAQDVIRREENFHIRTGGGLEVQAPIVVMAIGIFGKPVKPRYPIPKAIKDKIYYSLPEAPIKKRKILVVGGGDTAAEIACFLSKHNDVTLSYRRPEFFRLNEINICNVNECVRRGTINTMMATDIKGLEPQGDKVLVNFKDGRNIDFDAVFYCLGGMTPRKFLEKIGIKFDRNRAMTDEYGETNIPRLFLAGDLVAQKGTIMVAFNSGKKVIDGILARYGDLLKNQGKGIFT from the coding sequence ATGGAGCAGGTAAAATTAGCTGTCATAGGAGCTGGTCCTGCCGGGATAGCCACTGCTGTCGAGGCAAAGGAGGCCAACATTGGCCCGGTTATGGTCCTGGAAAAAAAAGGTCATATTTGTGATACGATTGAAAGCCTATATCCGGCAGGGAAACGGGTAGATCCGGTTCACCGAAAAGTCAAGGTCGAGCCTATAGGTAAGCTGTCCTTCAATACAGAGACCAGAGAGGCCTTTCTCGACAGAATGAAGAAGGTCGTAAGAGAAAATGATTTGGATATCCGCTACTGGAATGAGGCGCAAGATGTGATACGGCGTGAAGAAAATTTCCACATTCGTACTGGAGGAGGGCTGGAGGTTCAGGCCCCGATTGTTGTGATGGCTATTGGAATATTCGGAAAGCCGGTAAAGCCCAGATATCCCATTCCAAAAGCAATAAAGGACAAAATCTATTACAGCCTGCCTGAAGCACCCATAAAAAAAAGAAAAATCCTTGTAGTAGGAGGTGGAGATACCGCTGCGGAGATAGCGTGTTTCTTGTCAAAACATAATGACGTAACTCTGTCTTACAGACGTCCTGAATTCTTTCGCCTGAATGAAATCAACATATGTAATGTAAATGAATGCGTCCGCAGGGGCACCATCAACACGATGATGGCAACGGACATAAAAGGTCTGGAGCCACAAGGCGATAAGGTCCTGGTGAACTTTAAAGATGGAAGGAATATAGACTTTGATGCTGTATTTTATTGCCTCGGAGGCATGACTCCCAGGAAATTTCTCGAGAAAATAGGGATAAAATTTGATAGAAACAGGGCGATGACGGATGAATATGGCGAAACCAATATTCCAAGATTATTCCTGGCAGGAGATTTGGTAGCCCAAAAGGGTACTATCATGGTGGCCTTCAACTCAGGTAAAAAGGTAATAGATGGGATACTGGCCCGTTATGGAGACCTGCTCAAGAATCAGGGAAAAGGGATATTTACTTAA
- the mtnA gene encoding S-methyl-5-thioribose-1-phosphate isomerase has product MKDIAAGDNDSPLTLLQREGNTSIVPLHWENHVLYLLDQRLLPHEETWLEYRSGRDVAQAIEDMVVRGAPAIGIAAAFGMVLDAYWLKDEEYRDNFVEKLLEEAAFMLQARPTAVNLKWAIEKLTGLARRHSGLNPDDLAAILEKEAISIWTEDIKANLAIGFYGQALLPETGGVLTHCNAGGLATGGYGTALGVIRAALSEGKEIDVIAGETRPWLQGARLTAWELIKDGIAVTLIVDGAAGFLMQKGQVKAVVVGADRITANGDVANKIGTYTIAELARANHIPFYVAAPVSTIDPVTPSGDQIPIEERISLEITTFAGKEIAPLGVKVRNPVFDITPHHLVTAIITELGVLTPPYGPAIYACFS; this is encoded by the coding sequence ATGAAAGACATTGCTGCTGGAGACAACGACTCGCCATTAACCCTGCTCCAGAGAGAAGGCAATACATCTATAGTGCCGCTCCATTGGGAAAACCATGTTCTTTATTTATTGGACCAAAGGTTATTACCCCATGAGGAGACCTGGCTTGAGTATAGATCTGGAAGAGATGTTGCTCAGGCTATAGAAGATATGGTGGTAAGGGGAGCACCGGCCATAGGGATTGCCGCCGCTTTTGGCATGGTTTTGGACGCCTACTGGCTCAAGGACGAAGAATACAGGGACAACTTTGTGGAGAAATTGCTGGAGGAAGCGGCTTTCATGCTTCAGGCCCGGCCTACGGCAGTAAACTTGAAGTGGGCAATAGAAAAGCTTACAGGGCTTGCGCGCAGGCATTCCGGGTTGAATCCGGACGATCTCGCAGCCATTTTGGAAAAGGAGGCCATTTCTATTTGGACAGAAGACATAAAGGCAAACCTGGCCATAGGATTTTATGGTCAGGCCCTTTTACCGGAAACCGGCGGCGTACTCACTCACTGTAACGCAGGCGGCCTTGCTACCGGTGGATATGGAACCGCCCTTGGAGTTATCAGGGCCGCTCTTTCCGAGGGAAAGGAGATCGATGTTATTGCCGGTGAGACCCGCCCCTGGCTCCAGGGTGCCAGGCTTACCGCCTGGGAGCTTATCAAGGACGGGATAGCGGTTACCCTGATTGTGGACGGGGCAGCGGGTTTTTTGATGCAAAAGGGGCAGGTCAAGGCAGTGGTGGTCGGGGCCGATCGCATTACAGCAAACGGTGATGTTGCCAACAAGATCGGGACCTACACTATAGCTGAGCTTGCCAGGGCTAATCACATTCCTTTTTATGTGGCTGCCCCTGTCTCCACTATTGACCCTGTCACCCCGTCCGGAGATCAGATCCCCATAGAAGAGCGTATATCCCTGGAAATCACCACTTTTGCCGGAAAGGAGATCGCTCCTTTGGGTGTAAAGGTTCGCAATCCAGTCTTTGATATTACTCCTCACCATCTCGTAACTGCGATAATCACCGAGTTGGGTGTGCTCACCCCGCCATATGGTCCTGCAATTTATGCCTGTTTCTCTTGA
- a CDS encoding Asp-tRNA(Asn)/Glu-tRNA(Gln) amidotransferase GatCAB subunit B, protein MEYEAVIGLEVHVQLQTETKIFCPCSTTFGAQPNTHSCPVCVGMPGVLPVLNRKAVEFAMKMALATNCRIAPLSIFARKHYFYPDLPKGYQISQYELPLAESGWVEITINGQAKRIGITRIHLEEDAGKLIHDENSPVSYVDFNRTGVPLIEIVSEPDIRSPEEAALYLRKIRQHVRYLEISDGNMEEGSLRCDANISLRPRGRKDFGVKAELKNMNSFRHVQKALEFEIRRQTAILLDGHEIVQETRLWDAAKSITVPMRGKEEAHDYRYFPDPDLVPVEIDNDWIAEIKAEMPELPDAKCTRFKEQYDLSDYNAGTLTTSKSLADYFEECVALFPAPNIVSNWIMVELLHLLKQDEREIDDCPISPAGLAELLKLIDEGTISGKMAKDILEQAYDSKKSPKRIVEEQGLAQVSDESTLGAVVDKVVEAHPKEVKKYKSGKTKILGFLVGQVMKATKGQANPKKVNELLQKALGL, encoded by the coding sequence ATGGAATATGAGGCGGTAATAGGCCTTGAGGTCCATGTTCAGCTGCAGACTGAAACGAAGATTTTCTGCCCTTGCTCAACTACGTTTGGTGCCCAGCCCAATACGCATTCATGCCCGGTGTGTGTGGGTATGCCCGGAGTTCTGCCTGTACTTAACAGGAAAGCGGTGGAGTTTGCCATGAAAATGGCGCTGGCTACTAATTGCAGAATAGCCCCTCTCAGTATTTTTGCGAGAAAGCACTATTTTTATCCTGATCTGCCCAAGGGCTATCAAATTTCTCAATATGAGCTGCCTCTGGCTGAGAGCGGTTGGGTCGAAATCACTATAAACGGACAGGCCAAAAGGATCGGCATTACACGCATCCACCTGGAAGAGGATGCCGGCAAATTGATACATGATGAAAACAGTCCTGTCAGCTATGTGGATTTCAATCGGACAGGTGTGCCTTTGATTGAAATCGTGAGTGAGCCTGATATCCGGAGTCCTGAAGAGGCTGCTTTATATCTCAGGAAAATCAGACAGCACGTCCGTTACCTGGAGATCAGCGACGGAAATATGGAAGAGGGCAGTCTGCGCTGTGATGCCAATATCTCCCTGAGACCCAGAGGCCGGAAAGACTTTGGCGTCAAGGCAGAGCTCAAGAATATGAATTCTTTCCGTCATGTGCAGAAGGCTTTGGAGTTTGAGATAAGACGCCAGACAGCTATCTTGCTTGACGGTCATGAGATAGTACAGGAGACCCGTCTTTGGGATGCGGCCAAGAGTATTACGGTCCCGATGAGAGGTAAAGAAGAGGCCCACGATTATCGATATTTTCCTGATCCGGATCTGGTTCCGGTCGAGATTGATAATGACTGGATAGCCGAAATAAAGGCGGAAATGCCTGAGCTGCCTGATGCAAAATGCACTCGCTTCAAGGAGCAATACGATCTTTCAGACTATAACGCAGGAACCCTCACAACCTCAAAGTCCCTGGCTGATTACTTCGAAGAATGTGTGGCCCTGTTTCCCGCCCCAAACATTGTCAGCAACTGGATAATGGTTGAATTGCTCCATCTTCTGAAACAGGATGAGCGGGAAATAGACGATTGTCCGATATCTCCCGCCGGCCTGGCAGAGTTGCTCAAGCTGATAGATGAAGGCACTATCAGCGGCAAGATGGCAAAAGACATCCTTGAGCAGGCATATGATTCAAAAAAGAGTCCCAAAAGGATCGTGGAAGAACAGGGACTTGCCCAGGTAAGTGATGAATCCACACTTGGTGCTGTGGTTGATAAAGTAGTGGAGGCCCACCCAAAAGAGGTGAAAAAATACAAGTCCGGCAAGACAAAGATCCTGGGTTTTTTAGTTGGACAGGTTATGAAGGCGACAAAGGGACAGGCCAATCCCAAAAAGGTAAACGAGTTGTTGCAAAAGGCCCTGGGCTTATGA
- a CDS encoding 5'/3'-nucleotidase SurE: protein MNILLTNDDGIYAQGLYSLYEVLKDEHEVFVVAPDSECSAVGHAITLANPLRVRSVKRKGSVFGWALNGTPADCVKLAVHDLIKKPIDLVISGINHGANIGINVLYSGTVSAAAEAAILGIKSAAVSLDTYRAPDFCFAANFTKRLIAWLNEVDLSSGVTINVNVPALPPDQILGVRATRQGTSGFVEQFDKRVDPRGNIYYWQTNSETSAIHKDDDIDSIALKQGFITITPIHFDLTSYTILNSLPVPQI, encoded by the coding sequence ATGAATATTCTTCTTACAAACGACGACGGAATATATGCCCAGGGATTGTACTCACTTTATGAGGTCCTTAAGGATGAGCATGAGGTGTTTGTTGTCGCTCCTGATAGCGAATGTAGTGCTGTGGGCCATGCAATTACCCTGGCAAATCCACTCAGAGTCCGTTCTGTAAAGCGCAAAGGTTCAGTTTTCGGATGGGCTCTGAATGGTACACCGGCAGACTGTGTTAAGCTTGCAGTACATGATTTAATTAAGAAGCCTATTGATCTTGTCATTTCAGGAATTAACCATGGTGCCAACATTGGTATAAACGTTCTTTATTCAGGAACAGTTTCTGCTGCTGCAGAAGCAGCTATACTCGGAATAAAATCTGCTGCTGTTTCCCTTGACACATATCGGGCCCCTGATTTTTGCTTTGCAGCAAATTTTACAAAACGGCTTATTGCATGGCTTAATGAAGTCGATTTATCATCCGGAGTAACGATTAATGTTAATGTGCCAGCCTTGCCCCCTGATCAAATATTGGGTGTGAGAGCAACTAGACAGGGAACTTCAGGATTTGTTGAACAATTTGATAAGCGAGTAGATCCCAGAGGCAATATCTATTATTGGCAAACTAATAGTGAGACATCAGCTATCCATAAAGACGATGACATAGACAGTATCGCCTTGAAGCAGGGTTTCATCACCATTACTCCTATCCATTTCGATCTCACATCTTACACAATATTAAATTCTCTCCCTGTACCGCAAATTTAG
- a CDS encoding diguanylate cyclase response regulator — protein MQALPAPEDTLSEKSELPESQTYFTPKDLPQELQQLLIVDDDPFILDLLSEFFSRLGYQYYLAGDGLEAMSLLEQHLITIVITDLLMPRMDGMELIREIKKLWPEINIIAITGYSRDFNYSDVIRAGASDFIRKPFNLDELKAKLDRIIRERGYRALLKRLSIRDILTDLYNRRFLDIKLEKEAQRATRQNYPLFLIMLDLDNFKELNDALGHQAGDEVLRRLAGVLNDSVRSNVDIPFRYGGDEFAVMIPHASTEQVKQIAERIRRNYLNEQDVGKTSLSLGISRFRRTNKGLREDINELIYKADSSMYIAKRAGGNRVIFQEETKKE, from the coding sequence TTGCAGGCCCTTCCTGCCCCGGAGGATACATTGTCAGAAAAATCAGAATTACCTGAAAGCCAAACATATTTTACCCCAAAAGACCTGCCACAAGAACTTCAGCAACTCCTGATTGTTGACGACGATCCTTTTATCTTGGATTTATTGTCTGAATTCTTTTCCCGTTTAGGGTACCAATATTATTTAGCTGGTGACGGCCTGGAGGCTATGTCATTGCTGGAGCAGCACTTGATAACCATCGTAATCACCGATCTCCTTATGCCCAGAATGGATGGAATGGAGCTTATCCGGGAAATTAAAAAACTCTGGCCCGAAATCAACATAATAGCAATAACAGGATATAGTCGTGACTTCAATTACTCAGACGTCATCAGGGCCGGAGCAAGTGACTTCATTCGAAAGCCCTTTAATCTGGACGAGTTAAAGGCCAAGCTCGACAGGATAATCAGGGAACGTGGATACAGGGCCTTGCTGAAACGACTTTCCATAAGAGATATCCTTACAGACCTTTACAACAGACGCTTTCTCGACATAAAGCTTGAAAAGGAAGCCCAGAGGGCTACCCGCCAGAACTATCCTCTCTTCCTGATCATGTTAGATCTGGACAATTTCAAGGAGTTGAATGATGCCTTGGGGCATCAGGCAGGAGACGAAGTGCTCCGGCGCCTTGCCGGTGTGCTGAACGATTCCGTCAGGAGTAATGTTGATATCCCATTTCGCTATGGAGGAGATGAATTCGCCGTAATGATTCCGCATGCCAGTACAGAGCAGGTAAAACAGATAGCAGAACGTATACGGCGCAATTACCTGAATGAACAGGACGTAGGTAAGACTTCGCTCAGCTTGGGCATCTCACGCTTCAGGAGAACAAACAAGGGATTGCGCGAGGATATCAACGAATTAATATACAAAGCTGATAGTTCGATGTATATCGCAAAAAGGGCAGGAGGTAACAGAGTGATATTTCAGGAGGAAACAAAAAAAGAATAA
- a CDS encoding two-component system response regulator, with protein MNKEKILVVDDEESIHLLYKEELEEEGYEVHSAMSGEEALKAFDALEPDLVILDINMPGMDGIEVLRQMKQKKPRVPVVLSSAYPEYKQDLASWASDDYIVKSFNLDDLKSSVRRNLAKSSGKERLS; from the coding sequence ATGAATAAAGAAAAAATACTCGTAGTTGATGACGAAGAGAGTATTCATCTCCTTTACAAGGAAGAGCTGGAAGAGGAAGGCTACGAAGTACACTCTGCGATGAGCGGAGAAGAGGCCCTTAAGGCCTTTGATGCCCTGGAGCCGGATCTTGTCATACTGGACATCAATATGCCTGGTATGGACGGTATAGAGGTACTGCGTCAAATGAAGCAGAAAAAGCCCAGGGTGCCTGTCGTTCTGAGTTCAGCCTATCCTGAGTACAAGCAGGATCTGGCATCATGGGCCTCGGATGACTATATAGTCAAGTCCTTCAATTTAGATGATCTCAAGTCTTCTGTTCGCAGAAATTTAGCGAAATCAAGCGGAAAAGAGAGATTGAGTTGA